One part of the Mariniflexile litorale genome encodes these proteins:
- a CDS encoding pirin family protein, with translation MKTIIHKADSRGVANHGWLQANHSFSFASYNNPEKVHFGALRVLNDDIVAPKMGFGTHPHDNMEIITIPLKGVLKHKDNMSDTWLSVLPGEVQVMSAGTGVQHSEINGSNEKHLSLFQIWIFPNKQNVVPRYDQKTFDADERKNKLQTLVSSIDENHEGSLKIHQDAVISRIDLDKSTAFEYKLKSKNHGVYVMMISGKVLIDNTILENRDAAGISATEIFTIKAEVDSSILFIEVPMEF, from the coding sequence ATGAAAACTATAATTCATAAAGCCGATAGTAGAGGAGTTGCCAACCATGGTTGGTTGCAGGCAAATCATTCATTTAGTTTTGCTAGTTATAATAATCCCGAAAAAGTACATTTTGGTGCTTTAAGGGTTTTGAATGATGATATTGTGGCCCCAAAAATGGGATTTGGAACTCATCCACACGATAATATGGAAATCATTACGATTCCATTGAAAGGGGTGTTAAAACACAAAGATAACATGAGCGACACATGGTTATCAGTATTGCCAGGAGAGGTGCAAGTGATGAGTGCAGGTACTGGTGTACAACATTCTGAAATTAATGGCTCTAACGAAAAGCATTTAAGCCTGTTTCAAATTTGGATATTTCCGAATAAGCAAAATGTAGTACCAAGATATGATCAAAAGACATTTGACGCTGATGAAAGGAAAAATAAACTTCAAACCTTAGTTAGTTCTATAGATGAAAACCATGAGGGAAGTTTGAAGATTCATCAAGATGCTGTAATTTCTCGGATTGATTTAGATAAAAGTACCGCATTTGAATATAAACTTAAAAGTAAAAATCATGGGGTATATGTAATGATGATTAGTGGTAAAGTATTGATTGATAACACAATTTTGGAAAATCGAGATGCTGCGGGTATTTCAGCAACGGAAATTTTTACAATTAAAGCAGAAGTTGATTCTAGTATATTGTTTATTG